From Scomber scombrus chromosome 6, fScoSco1.1, whole genome shotgun sequence, the proteins below share one genomic window:
- the idh3a gene encoding isocitrate dehydrogenase [NAD] subunit alpha, mitochondrial isoform X2 — translation MEVSRAVGALKKEPPQPRTFMRGMHTVTLIPGDGIGPEISTAVMKIFEAAKAPIQWEERNVTAIQGPGGRWMIPPDAKESMDRNKIGLKGPLKTPIAAGHPSMNLLLRKTFDLYANVRPCVSIEGYKTPYTDVNLVTIRENTEGEYSGIEHVIVDGVVQSIKLITEEASQRIAEYAFEYARNNNRASVTAVHKANIMRMSDGLFLRKCREAAEKHKDVKFTEMYLDTVCLNMVQDPTQFDVLVMPNLYGDILSDLCAGLIGGLGVTPSGNIGANGVAIFESVHGTAPDIAGKDMANPTALLLSAVMMLRHMGLHDHAKTIKAACFDTIRDKKVLTGDLGGKAKCSEFTEAICQRVRDTA, via the exons GTGTCCCGGGCGGTCGGAGCTCTGAAGAAAGAGCCTCCACAACCCAGGACATTCATGCGTGGG ATGCATACTGTTACTTTAATCCCTGGTGATGGAATTGGTCCAGAGATCTCCACTGCTGTCATGAAGATATTTGAAGCAGCTAAG GCACCTATTCAGTGGGAAGAGAGAAATGTTACAGCCATCCAAGGACCTGGCGGCAGGTGGATGATTCCTCCAGATGCCAAAGAATCGATGGACAGGAACAAAATTGGCCTAAAAG GTCCTTTGAAGACACCAATAGCTGCTGGCCATCCCTCTATGAACCTGCTGCTGAGGAAAACTTTTGACCTCTATGCCAATGTGCGCCCCTGTGTGTCCATTGAGGGCTACAAGACCCCCTACACTGATGTGAACCTTGTCACCATCAGGGAGAACACTGAGGGTGAATACAGCGGGATTGAACATGTG ATTGTTGATGGAGTTGTACAGAGCATTAAGCTCATTACAGAGGAAGCCAGCCAACGCATTGCAGAGTATGCGTTTGAATATGCCAGAAATAATAATAGGGCCAGTGTTACTGCTGTTCATAAGGCCAATATTAT gCGCATGTCAGATGGACTCTTCCTACGAAAATGCAGAGAGGCTGCTGAAAAGCACAAAGATGTGAAATTCACCGAGATGTACTTGGATACTGTGTGCCTTAAT ATGGTACAGGATCCCACACAGTTTGATGTTTTGGTGATGCCAAATTTGTATGGAGACATCTTGAG tgATCTTTGTGCTGGACTGATTGGAGGTCTTGGAGTGACCCCTAGTGGAAACATTGGCGCCAATGGTGTTGCCATATTTGAGTCg GTTCATGGAACTGCTCCAGATATAGCAGGCAAAGACATGGCCAATCCCACTGCCTTGCTGCTCAGCGCAGTCATGATGCTGCGGCACATGGGCCTGCATGACCACGCTAAGACTATTAAAGCTGCCTGCTTTGACACCATTCGAGACAAAAAG GTTCTGACAGGAGACCTCGGAGGAAAGGCAAAGTGTTCAGAATTCACAGAAGCAATATGTCAAAGAGTGAGGGATACAGCCTAA
- the acsbg1 gene encoding long-chain-fatty-acid--CoA ligase ACSBG1 isoform X1, with protein sequence MFKASVEKYGNIYALASKRNNKWEKITFLEYYNFCRRAAKSFIKLGLERFHGVAILGFNSAEWFFSAVGAIMAGGIMTGIYATNAPEACQYVASDSKANIIVVENQKQLDKILQIRDRLPQLKAIVQYSGPVQEKISNLYSWEEFMELGLDVSEKELDDIISSQKANQCCVLIYTSGTTGKPKGVMLSHDNITWTANHASRAGDMQPADTKQESLVSYLPLSHIAAQIYDLWTGIHWGELVYFAQPDALKGSLITTLREVCPTSHMGVPRVWEKMMEKIKQAISECGYMKKKVVTWAMSVSLEANQKYMLKDDEKPFLFSLANNLVLQKLRAELGLACCQKFFSGAAPIGSETVQFFLGLNIRLYEAYGMSESTGPHFMSGPKAYKLPSCGKVVPGCQYKMADVDSEGTGEICFWGRNIFMGFLNMEDKTREALDEDGWVHSGDLGKIDEEGFLYITGRIKELIITAGGENVPPVPIEEAVKKELSIISNAMLIGDKRKFLSMLLTLKSSSNTETMEPTEELSLEAVEYCRNLGSQATKVSDIIEGKDKDVCCAIQEGIDRVNSASTSNAQRIQKWTILRKDFSVSGGELGPTMKLRRPVVLEMYHKVIESLYQE encoded by the exons ATGTTCAAAGCCTCAGTTGAAAAATATGGAAACATCTACGCACTTGCCAGCAAGAGGAACAACAAGTGGGAAAAGATTACCTTCCTAGAGTATTATAATTTCTGCCGGAGAGCAGCCAAGAGCTTTATAAAG CTTGGTTTAGAACGATTCCATGGAGTGGCAATACTAGGATTCAATTCAGCAGAATGGTTCTTCTCTGCAGTCGGTGCCATCATGGCAGG AGGGATAATGACTGGAATTTATGCCACAAACGCACCAGAAGCTTGCCAATATGTGGCTAGTGACTCCAAAGCCAACATTATTGTGGTGGAAAACCAAAAGCAATTGGATAAGATATTGCAG ATACGTGACAGACTGCCCCAATTGAAAGCCATAGTGCAGTATAGCGGACCAGTCCAGGAGAAGATTTCCAATCTGTACTCT TGGGAGGAGTTCATGGAGCTGGGTCTGGATGTTTCTGAGAAAGAACTAGATGATATCATCAGCAGCCAGAAAGCAAACCAATGCTGCGTACTGATCTACACGTCTGGCACCACAGGCAAGCCGAAAGGTGTCATGCTCAGTCATGACAAT ATCACATGGACTGCCAACCATGCCAGCAGGGCAGGAGACATGCAGCCGGCCGACACCAAACAGGAGTCACTCGTGAGCTACCTTCCTCTCAGTCACATTGCTGCTCAGATCTATGATCTCTGGACTGGCATCCATTGGGGTGAGCTGGTGTACTTTGCACAGCCAGATGCCTTAAAG GGAAGCCTGATAACAACACTGCGAGAAGTTTGTCCTACATCCCACATGGGTGTCCCGCGGGTGTGGGAGAAGATGATGGAAAAGATCAAACAGGCCATTAGTGAGTGTGGTtatatgaaaaagaaagtggTGACCTGGGCGATGTCAGTCAGCCTGGAGGCCAATCAAAAGTATATGCTGAA ggATGATGAGAAAccatttctcttctctctggcTAACAACCTTGTGCTGCAGAAGCTTCGGGCGGAGCTGGGCCTCGCTTGCTGTCAAAAGTTCTTCTCTGGAGCAGCACCAATCGGTAGTGAAACAGTGCAGTTTTTCCTGGGCCTGAACATCCGCTTGTATGAGGCTTATGGCATGAGTGAAAGCACAGGACCTCACTTCATGTCAGGTCCCAAAGCTTATAAACTACCAAG TTGTGGTAAGGTGGTGCCTGGCTGTCAATACAAAATGGCTGATGTCGACTCTGAGGGGACGGGTGAAATTTGCTTTTGGGGACGTAACATTTTCATGGGTTTCCTCAATATGGAAGACAAGACAAGAGAAGCTTTGGATGAAGATGGATGGGTGCATTCTGGAGACCTGGGGAAGATAGATGAGGAGGGTTTCCTGTACATCACTGGAAGAATAAAAG AGTTGATCATCACAGCCGGGGGGGAGAATGTTCCTCCTGTTCCTATCGAGGAAGCAGTGAAGAAGGAACTATCCATCATCAGCAATGCCATGCTAATAGGGGACAAGAGGAAGTTCTTGTCGATGCTTTTGACCTTAAAG TCCAGCAGCAATACAGAGACCATGGAGCCCACAGAGGAGCTGAGTCTGGAGGCTGTGGAATACTGCCGGAACCTCGGCAGCCAAGCAACCAAGGTGTCTGACATCATTGAGGGGAAAGACAAAGATGTATGCTGTGCAATTCAGGAGGGAATCGACAGAGTCAACTCTGCATCCACCTCTAATGCTCAACGCATACAAAAGTGGACTATCCTGAGAAAGGACTTTTCTGTTTCTGGAGGAGAGCTGG GTCCCACAATGAAGCTTCGTCGCCCTGTTGTCTTGGAGATGTACCACAAGGTCATAGAGAGTCTCTATCAAGAATAG
- the idh3a gene encoding isocitrate dehydrogenase [NAD] subunit alpha, mitochondrial isoform X1 produces MAGNAWRSAVSRAVGALKKEPPQPRTFMRGMHTVTLIPGDGIGPEISTAVMKIFEAAKAPIQWEERNVTAIQGPGGRWMIPPDAKESMDRNKIGLKGPLKTPIAAGHPSMNLLLRKTFDLYANVRPCVSIEGYKTPYTDVNLVTIRENTEGEYSGIEHVIVDGVVQSIKLITEEASQRIAEYAFEYARNNNRASVTAVHKANIMRMSDGLFLRKCREAAEKHKDVKFTEMYLDTVCLNMVQDPTQFDVLVMPNLYGDILSDLCAGLIGGLGVTPSGNIGANGVAIFESVHGTAPDIAGKDMANPTALLLSAVMMLRHMGLHDHAKTIKAACFDTIRDKKVLTGDLGGKAKCSEFTEAICQRVRDTA; encoded by the exons GTGTCCCGGGCGGTCGGAGCTCTGAAGAAAGAGCCTCCACAACCCAGGACATTCATGCGTGGG ATGCATACTGTTACTTTAATCCCTGGTGATGGAATTGGTCCAGAGATCTCCACTGCTGTCATGAAGATATTTGAAGCAGCTAAG GCACCTATTCAGTGGGAAGAGAGAAATGTTACAGCCATCCAAGGACCTGGCGGCAGGTGGATGATTCCTCCAGATGCCAAAGAATCGATGGACAGGAACAAAATTGGCCTAAAAG GTCCTTTGAAGACACCAATAGCTGCTGGCCATCCCTCTATGAACCTGCTGCTGAGGAAAACTTTTGACCTCTATGCCAATGTGCGCCCCTGTGTGTCCATTGAGGGCTACAAGACCCCCTACACTGATGTGAACCTTGTCACCATCAGGGAGAACACTGAGGGTGAATACAGCGGGATTGAACATGTG ATTGTTGATGGAGTTGTACAGAGCATTAAGCTCATTACAGAGGAAGCCAGCCAACGCATTGCAGAGTATGCGTTTGAATATGCCAGAAATAATAATAGGGCCAGTGTTACTGCTGTTCATAAGGCCAATATTAT gCGCATGTCAGATGGACTCTTCCTACGAAAATGCAGAGAGGCTGCTGAAAAGCACAAAGATGTGAAATTCACCGAGATGTACTTGGATACTGTGTGCCTTAAT ATGGTACAGGATCCCACACAGTTTGATGTTTTGGTGATGCCAAATTTGTATGGAGACATCTTGAG tgATCTTTGTGCTGGACTGATTGGAGGTCTTGGAGTGACCCCTAGTGGAAACATTGGCGCCAATGGTGTTGCCATATTTGAGTCg GTTCATGGAACTGCTCCAGATATAGCAGGCAAAGACATGGCCAATCCCACTGCCTTGCTGCTCAGCGCAGTCATGATGCTGCGGCACATGGGCCTGCATGACCACGCTAAGACTATTAAAGCTGCCTGCTTTGACACCATTCGAGACAAAAAG GTTCTGACAGGAGACCTCGGAGGAAAGGCAAAGTGTTCAGAATTCACAGAAGCAATATGTCAAAGAGTGAGGGATACAGCCTAA
- the acsbg1 gene encoding long-chain-fatty-acid--CoA ligase ACSBG1 isoform X2 yields the protein MFKASVEKYGNIYALASKRNNKWEKITFLEYYNFCRRAAKSFIKLGLERFHGVAILGFNSAEWFFSAVGAIMAGGIMTGIYATNAPEACQYVASDSKANIIVVENQKQLDKILQIRDRLPQLKAIVQYSGPVQEKISNLYSWEEFMELGLDVSEKELDDIISSQKANQCCVLIYTSGTTGKPKGVMLSHDNITWTANHASRAGDMQPADTKQESLVSYLPLSHIAAQIYDLWTGIHWGELVYFAQPDALKGSLITTLREVCPTSHMGVPRVWEKMMEKIKQAISECGYMKKKVVTWAMSVSLEANQKDDEKPFLFSLANNLVLQKLRAELGLACCQKFFSGAAPIGSETVQFFLGLNIRLYEAYGMSESTGPHFMSGPKAYKLPSCGKVVPGCQYKMADVDSEGTGEICFWGRNIFMGFLNMEDKTREALDEDGWVHSGDLGKIDEEGFLYITGRIKELIITAGGENVPPVPIEEAVKKELSIISNAMLIGDKRKFLSMLLTLKSSSNTETMEPTEELSLEAVEYCRNLGSQATKVSDIIEGKDKDVCCAIQEGIDRVNSASTSNAQRIQKWTILRKDFSVSGGELGPTMKLRRPVVLEMYHKVIESLYQE from the exons ATGTTCAAAGCCTCAGTTGAAAAATATGGAAACATCTACGCACTTGCCAGCAAGAGGAACAACAAGTGGGAAAAGATTACCTTCCTAGAGTATTATAATTTCTGCCGGAGAGCAGCCAAGAGCTTTATAAAG CTTGGTTTAGAACGATTCCATGGAGTGGCAATACTAGGATTCAATTCAGCAGAATGGTTCTTCTCTGCAGTCGGTGCCATCATGGCAGG AGGGATAATGACTGGAATTTATGCCACAAACGCACCAGAAGCTTGCCAATATGTGGCTAGTGACTCCAAAGCCAACATTATTGTGGTGGAAAACCAAAAGCAATTGGATAAGATATTGCAG ATACGTGACAGACTGCCCCAATTGAAAGCCATAGTGCAGTATAGCGGACCAGTCCAGGAGAAGATTTCCAATCTGTACTCT TGGGAGGAGTTCATGGAGCTGGGTCTGGATGTTTCTGAGAAAGAACTAGATGATATCATCAGCAGCCAGAAAGCAAACCAATGCTGCGTACTGATCTACACGTCTGGCACCACAGGCAAGCCGAAAGGTGTCATGCTCAGTCATGACAAT ATCACATGGACTGCCAACCATGCCAGCAGGGCAGGAGACATGCAGCCGGCCGACACCAAACAGGAGTCACTCGTGAGCTACCTTCCTCTCAGTCACATTGCTGCTCAGATCTATGATCTCTGGACTGGCATCCATTGGGGTGAGCTGGTGTACTTTGCACAGCCAGATGCCTTAAAG GGAAGCCTGATAACAACACTGCGAGAAGTTTGTCCTACATCCCACATGGGTGTCCCGCGGGTGTGGGAGAAGATGATGGAAAAGATCAAACAGGCCATTAGTGAGTGTGGTtatatgaaaaagaaagtggTGACCTGGGCGATGTCAGTCAGCCTGGAGGCCAATCAAAA ggATGATGAGAAAccatttctcttctctctggcTAACAACCTTGTGCTGCAGAAGCTTCGGGCGGAGCTGGGCCTCGCTTGCTGTCAAAAGTTCTTCTCTGGAGCAGCACCAATCGGTAGTGAAACAGTGCAGTTTTTCCTGGGCCTGAACATCCGCTTGTATGAGGCTTATGGCATGAGTGAAAGCACAGGACCTCACTTCATGTCAGGTCCCAAAGCTTATAAACTACCAAG TTGTGGTAAGGTGGTGCCTGGCTGTCAATACAAAATGGCTGATGTCGACTCTGAGGGGACGGGTGAAATTTGCTTTTGGGGACGTAACATTTTCATGGGTTTCCTCAATATGGAAGACAAGACAAGAGAAGCTTTGGATGAAGATGGATGGGTGCATTCTGGAGACCTGGGGAAGATAGATGAGGAGGGTTTCCTGTACATCACTGGAAGAATAAAAG AGTTGATCATCACAGCCGGGGGGGAGAATGTTCCTCCTGTTCCTATCGAGGAAGCAGTGAAGAAGGAACTATCCATCATCAGCAATGCCATGCTAATAGGGGACAAGAGGAAGTTCTTGTCGATGCTTTTGACCTTAAAG TCCAGCAGCAATACAGAGACCATGGAGCCCACAGAGGAGCTGAGTCTGGAGGCTGTGGAATACTGCCGGAACCTCGGCAGCCAAGCAACCAAGGTGTCTGACATCATTGAGGGGAAAGACAAAGATGTATGCTGTGCAATTCAGGAGGGAATCGACAGAGTCAACTCTGCATCCACCTCTAATGCTCAACGCATACAAAAGTGGACTATCCTGAGAAAGGACTTTTCTGTTTCTGGAGGAGAGCTGG GTCCCACAATGAAGCTTCGTCGCCCTGTTGTCTTGGAGATGTACCACAAGGTCATAGAGAGTCTCTATCAAGAATAG
- the LOC133982458 gene encoding ras-related protein Rab-8B-like produces the protein MAKTYDYLFKLLLIGDSGVGKTCLLFRFSEDSFNTTFISTIGIDFKIRTIELDGKRVKLQIWDTAGQERFRTITTAYYRGAMGIMLVYDICNEKSFENIKNWIRNIEEHASSDVEKMILGNKCDMTDRRQVSKDRGEKLAIDYGVKFLETSAKSSLNVEEAFYTIGRDILHNLSSKTSDNNAGGSGKPVKITEKKSKRIKFFKCVLVAAAAAAAEVIFKGPYCQLKLTGS, from the exons ATGGCGAAGACGTACGATTACCTCTTCAAACTGTTACTCATCGGAGACAGCGGAGTCGGCAAGACATGTCTGCTGTTCAGATTCAGCGAGGACTCTTTCAATACCACCTTCATATCCACAATAG GAATAGACTTCAAAATCCGAACAATAGAGCTGGATGGAAAGAGAGTCAAACTTCAAATCTG GGACACTGCAGGGCAGGAGAGGTTCCGCACCATTACTACAGCTTACTACAGAGGAGCGATG GGAATCATGCTGGTCTATGACATCTGCAATGAGaagtcatttgaaaacataaaaaactggATTAGAAATATTGAAGAG CATGCCTCATCTGATGTTGAGAAGATGATCCTGGGTAACAAATGTGACATGACTGACAGGAGACAGGTGTCCAAAGACAGAGGTGAAAAA CTGGCTATTGATTATGGAGTTAAGTTCTTGGAAACCAGTGCAAAGTCCAGTTTAAATGTGGAAGAG GCTTTTTATACAATTGGAAGAGACATATTACACAATCTGAGTTCAAAGACA AGTGACAACAACGCTGGAGGATCGGGCAAACCAGTCAAGATCACAGAGAAAAAGTCGAAGAGAATTAAATTCTTCAAGT GCGTCCTtgtagcagcagctgcagcagcagcagaggtcaTATTCAAAGGGCCTTACTGCCAGCTGAAGCTCACAGGTTCCTGA
- the idh3a gene encoding isocitrate dehydrogenase [NAD] subunit alpha, mitochondrial isoform X3 gives MRGMHTVTLIPGDGIGPEISTAVMKIFEAAKAPIQWEERNVTAIQGPGGRWMIPPDAKESMDRNKIGLKGPLKTPIAAGHPSMNLLLRKTFDLYANVRPCVSIEGYKTPYTDVNLVTIRENTEGEYSGIEHVIVDGVVQSIKLITEEASQRIAEYAFEYARNNNRASVTAVHKANIMRMSDGLFLRKCREAAEKHKDVKFTEMYLDTVCLNMVQDPTQFDVLVMPNLYGDILSDLCAGLIGGLGVTPSGNIGANGVAIFESVHGTAPDIAGKDMANPTALLLSAVMMLRHMGLHDHAKTIKAACFDTIRDKKVLTGDLGGKAKCSEFTEAICQRVRDTA, from the exons ATGCGTGGG ATGCATACTGTTACTTTAATCCCTGGTGATGGAATTGGTCCAGAGATCTCCACTGCTGTCATGAAGATATTTGAAGCAGCTAAG GCACCTATTCAGTGGGAAGAGAGAAATGTTACAGCCATCCAAGGACCTGGCGGCAGGTGGATGATTCCTCCAGATGCCAAAGAATCGATGGACAGGAACAAAATTGGCCTAAAAG GTCCTTTGAAGACACCAATAGCTGCTGGCCATCCCTCTATGAACCTGCTGCTGAGGAAAACTTTTGACCTCTATGCCAATGTGCGCCCCTGTGTGTCCATTGAGGGCTACAAGACCCCCTACACTGATGTGAACCTTGTCACCATCAGGGAGAACACTGAGGGTGAATACAGCGGGATTGAACATGTG ATTGTTGATGGAGTTGTACAGAGCATTAAGCTCATTACAGAGGAAGCCAGCCAACGCATTGCAGAGTATGCGTTTGAATATGCCAGAAATAATAATAGGGCCAGTGTTACTGCTGTTCATAAGGCCAATATTAT gCGCATGTCAGATGGACTCTTCCTACGAAAATGCAGAGAGGCTGCTGAAAAGCACAAAGATGTGAAATTCACCGAGATGTACTTGGATACTGTGTGCCTTAAT ATGGTACAGGATCCCACACAGTTTGATGTTTTGGTGATGCCAAATTTGTATGGAGACATCTTGAG tgATCTTTGTGCTGGACTGATTGGAGGTCTTGGAGTGACCCCTAGTGGAAACATTGGCGCCAATGGTGTTGCCATATTTGAGTCg GTTCATGGAACTGCTCCAGATATAGCAGGCAAAGACATGGCCAATCCCACTGCCTTGCTGCTCAGCGCAGTCATGATGCTGCGGCACATGGGCCTGCATGACCACGCTAAGACTATTAAAGCTGCCTGCTTTGACACCATTCGAGACAAAAAG GTTCTGACAGGAGACCTCGGAGGAAAGGCAAAGTGTTCAGAATTCACAGAAGCAATATGTCAAAGAGTGAGGGATACAGCCTAA
- the rps27l gene encoding 40S ribosomal protein S27-like isoform X2, whose protein sequence is MPLAKDLLHPAIDHERRQHKKKRLVQSPNSYFMDVKCPGCYKITTVFSHAQTVVLCVGCSTVLCQPKGGKARQSCL, encoded by the exons ATGCCT TTGGCTAAAGACCTCCTCCACCCTGCCATTGACCATGAGAGAAgacaacacaaaaagaaaagacttgTTCAGAGTCCTAACTCCTACTTTATGGACGTGAAGTGCCCAG GTTGCTACAAGATCACCACTGTGTTCAGCCATGCTCAGACAGTGGTGCTGTGTGTGGGATGCTCAACTGTGTTGTGCCAGCCAAAAGGAGGAAAGGCCAGA CAATCATGTCTGTAA
- the rps27l gene encoding 40S ribosomal protein S27-like isoform X1, with protein MPLAKDLLHPAIDHERRQHKKKRLVQSPNSYFMDVKCPGCYKITTVFSHAQTVVLCVGCSTVLCQPKGGKARLTEGCSFRRKQH; from the exons ATGCCT TTGGCTAAAGACCTCCTCCACCCTGCCATTGACCATGAGAGAAgacaacacaaaaagaaaagacttgTTCAGAGTCCTAACTCCTACTTTATGGACGTGAAGTGCCCAG GTTGCTACAAGATCACCACTGTGTTCAGCCATGCTCAGACAGTGGTGCTGTGTGTGGGATGCTCAACTGTGTTGTGCCAGCCAAAAGGAGGAAAGGCCAGATTGACAGAAG GTTGCTCTTTCAGGAGGAAGCAACATTAA
- the dnaja gene encoding dnaJ homolog subfamily A member 4 → MVHETAYYDLLGVSPKSSADELKKAYRKLALKFHPDKNPDEGEKFKLISQAYEVLSDPKKRDLYDQGGEQAIKEGGMGGGAPMDIFNMFFGGGGRMQRERRGKNVVHQLSVSLEEMYNGTTRKLALQKNVICEKCDGYGGKKGTLEKCSTCKGRGVQIKVQQIGPGMIQQVQSMCGDCLGQGESFSSNDRCKNCNGHKVERKKKIIEVHIDKGMKDGQKITFNGEGDQEPGLEPGDVYIVLDQKEHSVFQRQDDNLIMKMSIKLVEALCGFKKTVQTLDNRTIVITSQPGEVIKPDDVKCVQNEGMPIYRDPYDRGQLIIQFEVEFPEKDWLPEHLMYQLERLLPPREDVTITDEMEEVDLCEVDVRKQQKNSNREAYEEDEEGSRGGVQCQTQ, encoded by the exons ATGGTTCACGAAACTGCATACTACGATCTCCTGGGTGTCAGCCCCAAATCTTCTGCGGATGAGCTCAAAAAAGCCTACAGAAAACTCGCATTGAAATTTCACCCCGACAAGAACCCcgatgaaggagagaag ttcAAACTTATATCTCAAGCATATGAGGTGCTGTCAGATCCAAAGAAAAGGGATCTGTATGACCAAGGAGGGGAACAAGCAATCAAAGAGGGCGGCATGGGTGGAGGAGCCCCGATGGACATTTTCAACATGTTCTttggaggtggaggaaggatgcagagagagagaagag GGAAGAATGTTGTCCACCAGCTTAGTGTTTCACTGGAGGAGATGTACAATGGCACCACCAGGAAGCTTGCACTCCAGAAGAATGTAATTTGTGAGAAGTGTGATG GGTATGGAGGTAAGAAAGGTACTTTGGAGAAGTGCTCAACTTGTAAAGGAAGAGGAGTACAGATCAAGGTGCAACAGATTGGGCCAGGCATGATCCAGCAGGTCCAAAGCATGTGTGGAGACTGCCTGGGACAGGGAGAGTCATTCAGCTCAAACGACCGCTGCAAGAACTGTAATGGACACAAAGTAGAACGCAAGAAGAAAATTATTGAAGTTCACATTGACAAAG GTATGAAAGATGGtcagaaaattacattcaaTGGAGAAGGGGACCAGGAACCTGGACTGGAACCTGGAGATGTGTACATTGTGCTGGATCAGAAGGAGCACTCCGTTTTCCAGAGACAAGATGATAATTTGATAATGAAGATGAGCATCAAACTTGTCGAGGCCCTGTGTGGTTTCAAGAAGACCGTTCAGACGTTAGACAACAGGACGATCGTTATTACCTCCCAGCCAG GTGAAGTAATCAAGCCTGACGACGTTAAATGTGTGCAGAATGAAGGCATGCCAATTTACAGGGATCCTTACGATAGGGGACAACTTATCATTCAGTTTGAG GTGGAATTTCCAGAAAAAGACTGGCTCCCAGAGCATCTTATGTACCAGCTGGAAAGACTGCTTCCTCCCAGGGAGGATGTGACGATTACTGATGAAATGGAGGAGGTGGACCTCTGTGAGGTGGATGTGCGGAAACAGCAGAAAAACTCCAACAGGGAAGCATatgaggaagacgaggagggtTCCAGGGGCGGAGTACAGTGTCAGACACAGTGA